The segment ATTTTTGTGTTTTAGCATCAAAAAAAGGAGTAAGCCATTTGTTGACGCGCTCTAATATAGTAGGGTCTACGTAAATCATTCGGTACAATTAAAAGTGCAAAAATAAGGAAACCAATTCGTTATTCTTTAACGTTTCGGTGTTCTTTAATAGTGTAGTTTTTTGAATTCTTCTTGCTGCGCAAAATTAATTCACCTAAAAATCCTGCTAGGAAAAGTTGGGTTCCCAAAACCATAGCGGTTAAAGCAATAAAAAACTCCGGACGTTGAGCCAAAAGGCGTGCTTGTTTATGAATAAATAATTTGTCTATTCCTAAGTATAAGGCAAAGCAAAAGCCTACAAACAACATAAAGGCTCCCCAAGCTCCAAAAAGGTGCATAGGTCGTTTACCAAAACGTGATAAAAAGGAAATGGTAATTAAATCAAGAAAACCACGAACAAAGCGTTCGGCTCCAAACTTGGTCGTGCCATATTTTCGAGCTTGGTGCTTCACTACTTTTTCACTTATCTTGTTAAAACCAGAGTTTTTGGCCAATACTGGGATATACCTATGCATTTCGCCAGTAACTTCAATGGTTTTAATTACGTCATTTTTGTAAGCTTTTAAACCGCAGTTAAAATCGTGTAATTTGACACCCGAAGTTTTTCGAGCTGCAAAATTAAACAGCTTAGAAGGCATGTTTTTAAAAACAACCGAGTCATATCGCTTCTTTTTCCAACCAGAAACCAAGTCTAAACCATCCTCAGTAATCATTTTATAAAGTTCTGGTATTT is part of the Marixanthomonas ophiurae genome and harbors:
- a CDS encoding glycosyltransferase family 2 protein, giving the protein MNLSIVIPLLNEEESIKELYHWIAKVMQSNGFLYELIFIDDGSTDSSWKKIDELAREHKEVKAIRFLKNFGKSQALHAGFALAIGDVVITMDADLQDNPEEIPELYKMITEDGLDLVSGWKKKRYDSVVFKNMPSKLFNFAARKTSGVKLHDFNCGLKAYKNDVIKTIEVTGEMHRYIPVLAKNSGFNKISEKVVKHQARKYGTTKFGAERFVRGFLDLITISFLSRFGKRPMHLFGAWGAFMLFVGFCFALYLGIDKLFIHKQARLLAQRPEFFIALTAMVLGTQLFLAGFLGELILRSKKNSKNYTIKEHRNVKE